The following coding sequences are from one Sander lucioperca isolate FBNREF2018 chromosome 2, SLUC_FBN_1.2, whole genome shotgun sequence window:
- the LOC116056558 gene encoding ceramide transfer protein isoform X1: MSEKSSSSGSEEDVDPESGQPVELGGVLSKWTNYIHGWQDRWVVLKNNTLSYYKSEDEREYGCRGSLCLSKAVITPHEFDECRFDISVNDSVWYLRAEDPEHRLQWIESIELHKAESGYGSETSLRRHGSMLSLTSAASALSATSTSSFKKGHRLREKLAEMETFRDILCRQVDTLQKYFDTCADVVSKDEFQRDKVLEEDEDEFPTTTRPNGEYNHNNNGSKEKLCPPASPKCMNGVDFKGEAITFKATTAGILSTLSHCIELMVKQEDSWQKRLDKELEKRRRVEDAYKSAMYEMKKKSHYGGPDYEEGPNSLINEDEFFDAVEAALDRQDKIEEQCQSEKVRIPRRTLVPPGDIYSTIGTHRFATKPHSPSSSLSSVELVSASDDIHRFSPQVEEMVQNHMTYSLQDVGGDANWQLVIEEGEMKVYRREVEENGIVLDPLKATHSVKGVTGHEVCHYFWDTAVRMDWETTIENFNVVETLSDNAVIVYQTHKRVWPASQRDVLYLSAIRKILATNENDPDTWLVCNFSVDHDNALPTNRCVRAKINVAMICQTLVSPPEGDKEISRDNILCKITYVANVNPGGWAPASVLRAVAKREYPKFLKRFTSYVQEKTAGKPILF, from the exons ATGTCCGAAAAGAGTTCGTCGTCCGGTTCCGAAGAGGATGTGGACCCGGAATCCGGGCAGCCTGTGGAGCTCGGAGGCGTCTTAAGCAAG tggaCTAATTACATCCACGGGTGGCAGGACCGATGGGTCGTGTTGAAAAACAATACTTTGAGCTACTACAAGTCGGAGGATGAACGGGAATACGGCTGCAGGGGGTCTTTGTGCCTCAGCAAGGCTGTTATCACA CCCCATGAGTTTGATGAGTGTCGTTTTGACATCAGCGTGAACGACAGTGTTTGGTACCTCAGAGCTGAAGATCCCGAGCACAGGCTCCAGTGGATTGAGTCAATAGAGCTGCACAAG GCAGAGTCTGGTTATGGTTCAGAAACCAGTCTCAGGCGTCATGGTTCCATGTTGTCTCTCACATCAGCAGCCAGTGCCTTGTCTGCCACATCCACATCCTCCttcaag AAAGGGCACAGGTTGCGTGAGAAGCTAGCAGAAATGGAAACCTTCCGGGACATTCTGTGCAGACAAGTGGACACCCTGCAGAAATACTTTGACACCTGTGCGGACGTTGTCTCCAAAGATGAATTTCAGAGAGACAAAG TACTAGAGGAGGACGAAGATGAATTTCCTACCACTACAAGACCCAATGGCGAATATAATCACAACAACAATGGCAGCAAAGAGAAAT TGTGCCCCCCTGCCAGTCCCAAATGTATGAATGGAGTAGACTTCAAGGGTGAGGCCATCACCTTTAAGGCCACCACAGCAGGCATCCTCTCTACCTTGTCCCACTGCATCGAACTGATGGTTAAACAAGAGGACAGCTGGCAGAAGAGACTGGACAAG gagctcgagaagaggaggagggtagAAGATGCCTACAAGTCTGCTATgtatgaaatgaagaaaaagtcaCACTACGGAGGCCCAGACTACGAG GAGGGGCCCAACAGTCTGATCAATGAGGATGAGTTCTTTGACGCGGTGGAAGCCGCACTGGACAGACAGGACAAGATAGAGGAGCAG TGCCAGTCAGAGAAGGTCAGGATACCTCGACGAACTCTGGTTCCTCCAGGAGACATCTACTCCACCATCGGTACACACCGATTTGCCACCAAG CCCCATAGCCCTTCTTCTTCCCTCTCCTCCGTTGAGCTTGTCAGTGCTTCAGATGACATTCACAGATTCAGCCCTCAG GTGGAGGAGATGGTGCAGAATCATATGACTTACTCTCTCCAGGATGTGGGCGGAGATGCCAACTGGCAGCTGGTAATAGAAGAAGGAGAGATGAAG GTGTACAGGAGAGAAGTCGAGGAGAACGGTATTGTGCTGGATCCTCTCAAAGCTACGCATTCTGTGAAGGGGGTGACAGGACACGAGGTCTGCCACTACTTCTGGGACACGGCTGTCCGAATGGACTGGGAGA CCACCATTGAGAATTTCAACGTTGTGGAAACGCTCTCCGATAATGCCGTTATTGTTTACCAGACTCACAAG AGAGTGTGGCCTGCCTCTCAGAGAGACGTGCTCTATCTGTCAGCCATCAGGAAGATCTTGGCAACAAACGAAAATGATCCTGACACATGGCTGGTCTGCAACTTCTCTGTTGACCACGACAATGCACTT CCCACAAACCGGTGCGTTCGTGCCAAAATCAATGTTGCTATGATCTGCCAAACGCTGGTCAGCCCACCAGAGGGTGATAAAGAGATCAGCAGAGACAACATCCTTTGTAAGATCACCTACGTTGCCAATG TAAACCCAGGAGGCTGGGCTCCAGCTTCAGTCCTCAGAGCAGTGGCCAAGAGAGAGTATCCCAAGTTCCTCAAGCGCTTCACCTCCTACGTGCAGGAGAAAACTGCTGGGAAGCCCATCCTCTTCTGA
- the LOC116056558 gene encoding ceramide transfer protein isoform X2, translated as MSEKSSSSGSEEDVDPESGQPVELGGVLSKWTNYIHGWQDRWVVLKNNTLSYYKSEDEREYGCRGSLCLSKAVITPHEFDECRFDISVNDSVWYLRAEDPEHRLQWIESIELHKAESGYGSETSLRRHGSMLSLTSAASALSATSTSSFKKGHRLREKLAEMETFRDILCRQVDTLQKYFDTCADVVSKDEFQRDKVLEEDEDEFPTTTRPNGEYNHNNNGSKEKLCPPASPKCMNGVDFKGEAITFKATTAGILSTLSHCIELMVKQEDSWQKRLDKELEKRRRVEDAYKSAMYEMKKKSHYGGPDYEEGPNSLINEDEFFDAVEAALDRQDKIEEQCQSEKVRIPRRTLVPPGDIYSTIGTHRFATKVEEMVQNHMTYSLQDVGGDANWQLVIEEGEMKVYRREVEENGIVLDPLKATHSVKGVTGHEVCHYFWDTAVRMDWETTIENFNVVETLSDNAVIVYQTHKRVWPASQRDVLYLSAIRKILATNENDPDTWLVCNFSVDHDNALPTNRCVRAKINVAMICQTLVSPPEGDKEISRDNILCKITYVANVNPGGWAPASVLRAVAKREYPKFLKRFTSYVQEKTAGKPILF; from the exons ATGTCCGAAAAGAGTTCGTCGTCCGGTTCCGAAGAGGATGTGGACCCGGAATCCGGGCAGCCTGTGGAGCTCGGAGGCGTCTTAAGCAAG tggaCTAATTACATCCACGGGTGGCAGGACCGATGGGTCGTGTTGAAAAACAATACTTTGAGCTACTACAAGTCGGAGGATGAACGGGAATACGGCTGCAGGGGGTCTTTGTGCCTCAGCAAGGCTGTTATCACA CCCCATGAGTTTGATGAGTGTCGTTTTGACATCAGCGTGAACGACAGTGTTTGGTACCTCAGAGCTGAAGATCCCGAGCACAGGCTCCAGTGGATTGAGTCAATAGAGCTGCACAAG GCAGAGTCTGGTTATGGTTCAGAAACCAGTCTCAGGCGTCATGGTTCCATGTTGTCTCTCACATCAGCAGCCAGTGCCTTGTCTGCCACATCCACATCCTCCttcaag AAAGGGCACAGGTTGCGTGAGAAGCTAGCAGAAATGGAAACCTTCCGGGACATTCTGTGCAGACAAGTGGACACCCTGCAGAAATACTTTGACACCTGTGCGGACGTTGTCTCCAAAGATGAATTTCAGAGAGACAAAG TACTAGAGGAGGACGAAGATGAATTTCCTACCACTACAAGACCCAATGGCGAATATAATCACAACAACAATGGCAGCAAAGAGAAAT TGTGCCCCCCTGCCAGTCCCAAATGTATGAATGGAGTAGACTTCAAGGGTGAGGCCATCACCTTTAAGGCCACCACAGCAGGCATCCTCTCTACCTTGTCCCACTGCATCGAACTGATGGTTAAACAAGAGGACAGCTGGCAGAAGAGACTGGACAAG gagctcgagaagaggaggagggtagAAGATGCCTACAAGTCTGCTATgtatgaaatgaagaaaaagtcaCACTACGGAGGCCCAGACTACGAG GAGGGGCCCAACAGTCTGATCAATGAGGATGAGTTCTTTGACGCGGTGGAAGCCGCACTGGACAGACAGGACAAGATAGAGGAGCAG TGCCAGTCAGAGAAGGTCAGGATACCTCGACGAACTCTGGTTCCTCCAGGAGACATCTACTCCACCATCGGTACACACCGATTTGCCACCAAG GTGGAGGAGATGGTGCAGAATCATATGACTTACTCTCTCCAGGATGTGGGCGGAGATGCCAACTGGCAGCTGGTAATAGAAGAAGGAGAGATGAAG GTGTACAGGAGAGAAGTCGAGGAGAACGGTATTGTGCTGGATCCTCTCAAAGCTACGCATTCTGTGAAGGGGGTGACAGGACACGAGGTCTGCCACTACTTCTGGGACACGGCTGTCCGAATGGACTGGGAGA CCACCATTGAGAATTTCAACGTTGTGGAAACGCTCTCCGATAATGCCGTTATTGTTTACCAGACTCACAAG AGAGTGTGGCCTGCCTCTCAGAGAGACGTGCTCTATCTGTCAGCCATCAGGAAGATCTTGGCAACAAACGAAAATGATCCTGACACATGGCTGGTCTGCAACTTCTCTGTTGACCACGACAATGCACTT CCCACAAACCGGTGCGTTCGTGCCAAAATCAATGTTGCTATGATCTGCCAAACGCTGGTCAGCCCACCAGAGGGTGATAAAGAGATCAGCAGAGACAACATCCTTTGTAAGATCACCTACGTTGCCAATG TAAACCCAGGAGGCTGGGCTCCAGCTTCAGTCCTCAGAGCAGTGGCCAAGAGAGAGTATCCCAAGTTCCTCAAGCGCTTCACCTCCTACGTGCAGGAGAAAACTGCTGGGAAGCCCATCCTCTTCTGA
- the LOC116056558 gene encoding ceramide transfer protein isoform X3, with protein MLGPANRRDCSSVLLCFGCWNGRMAESGYGSETSLRRHGSMLSLTSAASALSATSTSSFKKGHRLREKLAEMETFRDILCRQVDTLQKYFDTCADVVSKDEFQRDKVLEEDEDEFPTTTRPNGEYNHNNNGSKEKLCPPASPKCMNGVDFKGEAITFKATTAGILSTLSHCIELMVKQEDSWQKRLDKELEKRRRVEDAYKSAMYEMKKKSHYGGPDYEEGPNSLINEDEFFDAVEAALDRQDKIEEQCQSEKVRIPRRTLVPPGDIYSTIGTHRFATKPHSPSSSLSSVELVSASDDIHRFSPQVEEMVQNHMTYSLQDVGGDANWQLVIEEGEMKVYRREVEENGIVLDPLKATHSVKGVTGHEVCHYFWDTAVRMDWETTIENFNVVETLSDNAVIVYQTHKRVWPASQRDVLYLSAIRKILATNENDPDTWLVCNFSVDHDNALPTNRCVRAKINVAMICQTLVSPPEGDKEISRDNILCKITYVANVNPGGWAPASVLRAVAKREYPKFLKRFTSYVQEKTAGKPILF; from the exons ATGTTGGGGCCAGCAAACCGTCGGGACTGCAGCAGTGTCCTGCTCTGCTTTGGGTGTTGGAATGGCCGAATG GCAGAGTCTGGTTATGGTTCAGAAACCAGTCTCAGGCGTCATGGTTCCATGTTGTCTCTCACATCAGCAGCCAGTGCCTTGTCTGCCACATCCACATCCTCCttcaag AAAGGGCACAGGTTGCGTGAGAAGCTAGCAGAAATGGAAACCTTCCGGGACATTCTGTGCAGACAAGTGGACACCCTGCAGAAATACTTTGACACCTGTGCGGACGTTGTCTCCAAAGATGAATTTCAGAGAGACAAAG TACTAGAGGAGGACGAAGATGAATTTCCTACCACTACAAGACCCAATGGCGAATATAATCACAACAACAATGGCAGCAAAGAGAAAT TGTGCCCCCCTGCCAGTCCCAAATGTATGAATGGAGTAGACTTCAAGGGTGAGGCCATCACCTTTAAGGCCACCACAGCAGGCATCCTCTCTACCTTGTCCCACTGCATCGAACTGATGGTTAAACAAGAGGACAGCTGGCAGAAGAGACTGGACAAG gagctcgagaagaggaggagggtagAAGATGCCTACAAGTCTGCTATgtatgaaatgaagaaaaagtcaCACTACGGAGGCCCAGACTACGAG GAGGGGCCCAACAGTCTGATCAATGAGGATGAGTTCTTTGACGCGGTGGAAGCCGCACTGGACAGACAGGACAAGATAGAGGAGCAG TGCCAGTCAGAGAAGGTCAGGATACCTCGACGAACTCTGGTTCCTCCAGGAGACATCTACTCCACCATCGGTACACACCGATTTGCCACCAAG CCCCATAGCCCTTCTTCTTCCCTCTCCTCCGTTGAGCTTGTCAGTGCTTCAGATGACATTCACAGATTCAGCCCTCAG GTGGAGGAGATGGTGCAGAATCATATGACTTACTCTCTCCAGGATGTGGGCGGAGATGCCAACTGGCAGCTGGTAATAGAAGAAGGAGAGATGAAG GTGTACAGGAGAGAAGTCGAGGAGAACGGTATTGTGCTGGATCCTCTCAAAGCTACGCATTCTGTGAAGGGGGTGACAGGACACGAGGTCTGCCACTACTTCTGGGACACGGCTGTCCGAATGGACTGGGAGA CCACCATTGAGAATTTCAACGTTGTGGAAACGCTCTCCGATAATGCCGTTATTGTTTACCAGACTCACAAG AGAGTGTGGCCTGCCTCTCAGAGAGACGTGCTCTATCTGTCAGCCATCAGGAAGATCTTGGCAACAAACGAAAATGATCCTGACACATGGCTGGTCTGCAACTTCTCTGTTGACCACGACAATGCACTT CCCACAAACCGGTGCGTTCGTGCCAAAATCAATGTTGCTATGATCTGCCAAACGCTGGTCAGCCCACCAGAGGGTGATAAAGAGATCAGCAGAGACAACATCCTTTGTAAGATCACCTACGTTGCCAATG TAAACCCAGGAGGCTGGGCTCCAGCTTCAGTCCTCAGAGCAGTGGCCAAGAGAGAGTATCCCAAGTTCCTCAAGCGCTTCACCTCCTACGTGCAGGAGAAAACTGCTGGGAAGCCCATCCTCTTCTGA